The following coding sequences lie in one Euhalothece natronophila Z-M001 genomic window:
- a CDS encoding 6-pyruvoyl trahydropterin synthase family protein, which yields MKCIINRRAQFSAAHRYWLPELSEAENQAQFGEGSRFPGHGHNYVLYVSLEQDIDQYGMVMNLSEVKPVIREKITSQLNNAYLNDVWEEFSETLPTTENVARVIWQRLSPDLPLVNIRLFEHPELWADYQGKDMEASLTVGTHFSAAHRLARPDLSYEENCKIYGKCARPHGHGHNYHLEVTVTGEIHPRTGMVVNLEKLHQVLEDEVVEPFDHYFLNEDIPYFAEVVPTAENIAIYIAQLLRQPIEELGVTLERVKLIESPNNSCEINCRSLFTETTNEATREPALASY from the coding sequence ATGAAATGTATCATTAACCGTCGGGCGCAATTCTCCGCCGCTCATCGTTACTGGCTTCCAGAACTGAGTGAAGCGGAAAATCAAGCCCAATTTGGAGAAGGAAGTCGGTTTCCCGGACATGGACATAATTATGTCCTTTATGTGTCTTTAGAACAAGATATCGACCAATATGGCATGGTCATGAACCTCTCGGAGGTAAAACCTGTTATTCGAGAAAAAATTACCAGTCAATTGAATAACGCTTATCTCAATGATGTCTGGGAAGAGTTTTCCGAAACTTTACCTACTACAGAAAATGTGGCGAGAGTCATTTGGCAACGTTTATCCCCTGATTTACCGTTAGTCAATATCCGTTTATTTGAACATCCTGAACTTTGGGCAGATTATCAAGGAAAAGATATGGAAGCATCATTAACCGTTGGAACTCATTTTAGTGCCGCCCACCGTCTGGCGCGTCCTGATTTAAGCTATGAGGAAAATTGCAAAATTTATGGCAAATGCGCCCGTCCTCATGGTCATGGTCACAATTATCATCTAGAAGTAACAGTGACGGGAGAAATTCATCCTCGCACTGGGATGGTAGTCAATTTAGAAAAACTCCATCAAGTATTAGAAGATGAAGTGGTCGAACCGTTCGACCATTATTTTCTAAATGAGGATATTCCCTACTTTGCTGAGGTGGTTCCCACCGCAGAAAATATTGCCATTTATATTGCTCAACTCCTGCGACAGCCCATTGAAGAACTAGGAGTCACCCTAGAGAGGGTAAAACTGATTGAAAGCCCCAATAACTCCTGTGAAATTAATTGTCGCTCTCTATTTACTGAAACAACTAATGAAGCCACTCGTGAACCTGCTTTAGCCAGTTATTAA
- a CDS encoding ABC transporter permease — MSQSLSPLSPNSLIERQEQVTENPVNEFFQETVALTKRLFIQLQRRPSTLVAGIVQPLMWLILFGALFQYAPEGLLGEGVNYSQFLAPGVIIFTAFSGALNAGLPVMFDREFGFLNRLLVAPLSTRFSIVAASTLYIIALSFLQTAAIVGLSAVVGAGLPGIAGLSAIALIVFFIVAGVTALSLGLAFALPGHVELIAVIFVTNLPLLFASTALAPLNFMANWLKVVASLNPLTYAIEPIRYIYLNGEWSLGSIVLETPWLNLSFGASLLALFAFDVVILLLIQPILRRRFA, encoded by the coding sequence ATGAGTCAAAGTCTTAGCCCATTATCCCCTAATTCTCTAATAGAACGCCAAGAACAAGTAACCGAAAATCCCGTCAATGAGTTTTTCCAAGAAACCGTTGCCCTAACCAAACGACTTTTTATTCAGTTACAGCGTCGCCCTTCTACGCTAGTGGCTGGGATTGTGCAGCCATTAATGTGGCTTATTTTATTTGGTGCGTTATTCCAGTATGCCCCAGAAGGATTACTAGGAGAAGGGGTAAACTATAGTCAGTTTCTTGCCCCAGGGGTGATTATTTTTACTGCTTTTTCAGGGGCGTTAAATGCAGGATTACCCGTGATGTTTGATCGCGAGTTTGGTTTTCTGAACCGCTTGCTGGTTGCACCGTTAAGCACCCGATTTTCCATTGTCGCCGCTTCTACCCTCTATATTATTGCCCTGAGCTTTTTACAAACTGCCGCCATTGTGGGATTAAGTGCAGTAGTTGGGGCTGGTTTGCCGGGTATAGCAGGATTAAGCGCGATCGCGCTCATTGTTTTCTTCATTGTCGCTGGGGTTACTGCCCTTAGTTTAGGATTAGCCTTTGCCCTTCCTGGTCACGTAGAATTAATTGCAGTCATCTTTGTAACGAATCTTCCCCTCTTATTTGCCAGTACCGCCCTTGCACCACTGAATTTTATGGCAAACTGGTTAAAAGTGGTAGCGAGTCTAAATCCCCTAACTTATGCCATTGAACCCATTCGCTATATCTACTTAAATGGAGAATGGAGTTTAGGCAGTATTGTCTTAGAAACTCCATGGTTAAACCTTTCTTTTGGGGCAAGCCTACTCGCTTTATTTGCCTTTGATGTCGTGATTTTATTGTTGATTCAACCCATTCTCCGCCGTCGGTTTGCTTAA
- a CDS encoding ABC transporter ATP-binding protein: MTSVVCIEHLKKSYGEVTAVKDVTFTVESGEIFGLLGPNAAGKTTTIRCLCTLTKPDGGRVEVGGISSIEQPKIARRKLGYVAQEVALDKVLTGRELLQLQASLYHIPKSIAQERISQLLNLLGLEDYADQKTGKYSGGLKKRLDLAAGLLHQPEVLVLDEPTVGLDIESRFVVWDFLRKLRDAGTTVLITSHYLEEVDALADRVAIIDQGKVIASGTPNELKDRLGGDRVTLRIREFTPTEEAEKAKEQLSHLDFVREVIINPAQGNSLNLVVEPHSNAITDIENKLSHLNLPTFGISQSRPSLDDVYLAATGRTLLDAEMAAAGSRDIKAEKKQAMKGG, encoded by the coding sequence ATGACATCTGTTGTTTGCATCGAACATCTGAAAAAATCCTATGGTGAGGTAACAGCAGTCAAAGACGTTACCTTTACAGTAGAATCGGGGGAAATTTTTGGCTTACTTGGGCCCAATGCGGCAGGAAAAACCACGACGATTCGTTGCTTATGCACCTTAACTAAGCCTGATGGAGGGCGAGTGGAGGTGGGAGGCATTTCCAGTATTGAACAGCCGAAAATAGCTCGACGTAAGCTAGGTTATGTGGCACAGGAAGTTGCCTTAGATAAAGTTCTCACGGGACGGGAATTATTACAACTACAAGCGAGTCTCTATCATATCCCGAAATCCATTGCCCAAGAGCGTATTTCCCAACTATTGAACTTATTAGGCTTAGAAGACTATGCTGATCAAAAAACGGGCAAATATTCGGGGGGATTGAAAAAACGCCTTGATCTCGCAGCAGGATTACTCCATCAGCCAGAGGTATTGGTGTTAGATGAACCCACAGTGGGATTAGATATCGAAAGCCGCTTTGTGGTGTGGGACTTTTTAAGGAAGTTGCGAGATGCTGGTACAACTGTGTTAATTACCAGTCATTATTTGGAAGAAGTGGATGCCTTAGCCGATCGCGTTGCGATTATTGATCAAGGAAAAGTGATTGCCAGTGGGACTCCCAATGAGTTAAAAGATCGTTTAGGCGGCGATCGCGTTACCCTTCGGATTCGAGAATTTACTCCCACCGAGGAAGCAGAAAAGGCAAAAGAACAGTTATCCCACCTTGATTTTGTCAGAGAGGTGATTATTAATCCCGCACAAGGAAATTCTTTAAACTTAGTGGTTGAACCCCATAGTAATGCCATTACGGATATTGAAAATAAACTCTCGCATCTCAACCTGCCGACTTTTGGCATTTCCCAATCTCGTCCTAGTTTAGATGATGTATATTTAGCTGCCACTGGGCGCACTCTCTTGGATGCGGAAATGGCAGCAGCAGGGAGTCGCGATATCAAAGCCGAGAAAAAACAAGCAATGAAAGGTGGTTAA
- a CDS encoding IS4 family transposase codes for MLPKLYRNHLANRLTRAQLLSLEIWVWLLQVHKNVKIEKLAAYYPLPIKYESRRRRLQRFLVLPSLSMALIWFPIIKEIIKLIHPSNQPLYLALDRTQWQDKNLFVVAFIHQKRALPIYWQFLSKKGASNLKEQKALLKPILKLLRGYRLIILGDREFHSIELAKWLRREKVGFVLRQKKDRNIQVKGKDCQSLSCFDFQPGDSHFFPNIKVGKNGFGQFSVAVKWKKKYRGSVEKEPWYLLTNLPDLDSAIKAYQKRMGIEAMFKDCKIGGYNLEGSKASVKRLSNLVLLCAIAYTVSSLKGQSIRFKGQQEYLGRLRTVKQKMTKNSNFLIGLYGQTWIITQIFVKDWVEELMSLNRNKFPFYQKGLRAMELIQQGA; via the coding sequence ATGCTACCAAAATTATATCGCAATCACCTTGCTAATCGACTCACTCGTGCCCAATTATTAAGCCTAGAAATCTGGGTATGGCTGTTACAAGTTCATAAAAATGTGAAAATCGAAAAACTAGCTGCGTACTATCCTTTACCGATTAAGTATGAAAGTCGTCGCCGTCGTCTTCAAAGATTTCTAGTGCTTCCTTCCCTGTCCATGGCCCTAATTTGGTTTCCAATCATTAAAGAAATTATTAAACTCATTCACCCAAGTAATCAACCTCTTTACTTAGCTTTAGACAGAACGCAGTGGCAAGATAAAAACTTGTTTGTTGTCGCCTTCATTCATCAGAAACGAGCTCTTCCCATTTATTGGCAATTTTTATCAAAGAAAGGAGCCAGTAATTTAAAAGAACAAAAAGCTTTACTCAAACCGATTTTGAAACTTCTGAGAGGTTATCGATTAATCATTTTAGGAGACCGTGAATTTCATAGCATCGAGCTGGCTAAATGGTTACGGAGAGAGAAAGTGGGCTTTGTTCTGCGTCAGAAAAAAGACCGAAACATTCAAGTCAAAGGAAAAGATTGTCAATCTCTTAGTTGCTTCGACTTTCAACCAGGAGACTCTCATTTCTTTCCTAATATAAAAGTGGGTAAAAACGGATTCGGTCAATTTTCTGTTGCCGTTAAATGGAAAAAGAAATACCGAGGAAGTGTCGAAAAAGAGCCTTGGTATCTTCTGACTAATCTTCCCGATCTCGACTCGGCAATCAAAGCTTATCAAAAGCGTATGGGAATCGAAGCCATGTTTAAGGATTGTAAGATCGGAGGTTATAATTTAGAAGGCTCTAAGGCTTCAGTCAAAAGACTAAGTAATTTGGTTTTGTTGTGCGCGATCGCGTACACGGTCTCCAGTTTAAAGGGGCAATCCATTCGGTTCAAAGGTCAACAAGAATATCTTGGTCGTCTGAGAACAGTGAAGCAAAAAATGACGAAAAATAGTAATTTCTTAATCGGCTTATATGGTCAAACTTGGATCATCACTCAGATTTTTGTCAAAGATTGGGTAGAAGAATTGATGAGTCTTAATCGCAATAAGTTTCCCTTTTATCAGAAAGGGTTAAGAGCTATGGAACTTATACAGCAAGGGGCTTAA
- a CDS encoding RNA-guided endonuclease InsQ/TnpB family protein: MLSKQAADAGFGQFVNILEWVCWKRDVYFAKVDKDGTSQECSQCGAHTGKKTLDVRVHHCPECGYIGSRDVVSAEVIRNRGLSDLGQGLENKQIACGGDLTGMEATSSSQEPEAGNLVARLGISRHSA; encoded by the coding sequence ATGCTGTCTAAGCAGGCGGCGGATGCTGGCTTTGGTCAGTTTGTAAACATCTTGGAGTGGGTCTGTTGGAAAAGGGATGTTTACTTTGCCAAAGTTGACAAAGATGGCACTTCCCAAGAATGTAGCCAGTGTGGAGCGCATACTGGTAAGAAGACTCTAGATGTAAGAGTTCATCATTGTCCTGAATGCGGTTACATTGGTTCAAGAGATGTGGTGAGTGCTGAAGTGATTAGAAATCGAGGACTCTCCGACCTCGGGCAGGGGTTAGAGAATAAACAAATTGCCTGTGGAGGCGATCTGACGGGGATGGAGGCAACTTCGTCTAGTCAAGAGCCTGAAGCAGGAAACCTAGTCGCAAGGCTAGGAATCTCCCGTCATAGCGCGTAG
- a CDS encoding transcriptional repressor, translating into MVRQPYSSSSLKAELNSRGWRLTPQRETILHVFQNLPRGHHLSAEELFHLLQKRGEEISLSTIYRSVKLMTRMGILRELELAEGHKHYELNRPHPHHHHHIVCIQCNRTLEFNNDSVLKQSLKQAEKEGLQLIDCQLTIMTICPEAIRMGWPSALPSNWACTRAISESDPNRDIEEIEQEIAETESSEDN; encoded by the coding sequence ATGGTTAGGCAACCCTATAGTTCTTCTTCCCTGAAGGCAGAACTCAACTCCCGAGGATGGCGGCTTACCCCCCAACGAGAGACAATTCTCCATGTCTTTCAAAATCTCCCCCGAGGACACCATCTCAGTGCTGAAGAGTTATTTCACCTTTTACAAAAGCGCGGGGAAGAAATTAGTCTCTCCACTATCTATCGCAGTGTGAAATTAATGACGCGCATGGGGATTCTGCGCGAGTTAGAATTAGCGGAGGGACACAAACACTATGAATTAAACCGTCCCCATCCCCACCATCACCATCATATTGTCTGCATTCAGTGTAATCGCACCCTTGAATTTAATAATGATTCAGTGCTGAAACAAAGCCTGAAACAAGCAGAAAAAGAAGGATTACAACTCATTGACTGTCAATTAACCATTATGACCATTTGCCCTGAGGCAATTCGCATGGGGTGGCCCTCAGCCCTTCCAAGTAATTGGGCTTGTACTCGCGCTATTTCCGAAAGTGATCCCAATCGAGATATTGAAGAAATTGAACAAGAAATCGCTGAAACGGAATCTTCTGAAGACAATTAA
- the moaA gene encoding GTP 3',8-cyclase MoaA, whose translation MPVIDYLRISLIDRCNFRCQYCMPSGAELDYLLEENFLTKDEIITLLKEVFIPLGFNKFRLTGGEPLLRPDIVEIVEAIAALPETEDLALSTNAFLLEKLAQPLYDAGLKRINISLDSLNPEQFDSIIGNNGRSRWQQTWNGILAAHEVGFDPLKLNVVVIPGVNDTEILDLAALTFEKNWHVRFIEFMPIGNWELERDRAWIPSEEIRQDIRQRWGLDSGTVTGNGPADVFQIPGAKGTLGFISQMSECFCDNCNRMRLSADGWLRPCLLNEQEQLDLKSQLRKSPNFAQLRDQVNYLLDIKPEINFKERDKGTTTGTYTRTMSQIGG comes from the coding sequence ATGCCTGTTATTGATTACCTTCGGATTAGTTTAATTGATCGCTGTAATTTTCGCTGTCAGTATTGTATGCCCAGTGGGGCAGAATTAGATTATCTTCTTGAAGAGAACTTCCTAACCAAGGATGAGATTATTACCCTCTTAAAAGAAGTCTTTATTCCCCTTGGGTTTAATAAGTTTCGCTTAACAGGGGGCGAACCGTTACTACGCCCTGATATTGTCGAGATTGTGGAAGCGATTGCAGCATTACCCGAAACGGAAGATTTAGCCCTGAGTACCAATGCGTTTCTATTGGAAAAATTGGCGCAACCCCTTTATGATGCTGGACTGAAACGGATTAATATTAGTTTGGATTCTCTCAACCCCGAACAGTTTGATAGTATTATTGGGAATAATGGGCGCAGTCGCTGGCAACAAACTTGGAATGGCATTTTAGCCGCTCATGAGGTGGGGTTTGACCCCTTAAAATTGAATGTTGTTGTGATTCCTGGGGTCAATGATACCGAAATTTTAGACTTAGCCGCTCTCACATTTGAGAAAAATTGGCACGTGCGATTTATTGAATTTATGCCCATTGGGAATTGGGAGTTAGAGCGTGATCGCGCATGGATTCCCTCAGAAGAAATCCGACAAGACATTCGGCAACGGTGGGGCTTAGACAGTGGTACGGTCACAGGAAATGGACCCGCCGATGTGTTTCAAATCCCAGGGGCAAAGGGAACTTTAGGCTTTATTTCCCAAATGTCAGAATGCTTCTGTGATAACTGTAATCGGATGCGCCTCTCCGCAGACGGCTGGCTTCGTCCCTGCTTACTCAACGAACAAGAACAACTTGACCTCAAATCTCAATTGCGTAAGAGTCCGAATTTTGCCCAATTGCGAGATCAAGTCAATTATCTTCTTGACATTAAACCCGAGATTAACTTTAAAGAACGGGATAAGGGGACAACCACAGGTACTTATACTCGGACGATGTCGCAAATTGGCGGATAA
- a CDS encoding ureidoglycolate lyase, whose translation MTQSTLQTLKIEAITGENFAPYGDLVLPSQDGKPFDETDAKLDLSQGTPRFYIMQLQKRGKRFHKITRHQLCTQCLGALEGKSWLLAVAPPSSNSKPDVSQLKAFQIPGNCFIKLHKGTWHAGPYFEEDEIINFYNLELSDTNEVDHFSYDFLTEENLIWEMTT comes from the coding sequence ATGACGCAATCCACGCTACAAACTTTAAAAATCGAAGCAATTACAGGAGAAAATTTTGCCCCCTATGGGGATTTAGTGTTGCCCTCCCAAGATGGTAAACCCTTTGACGAAACTGATGCAAAATTAGACTTGAGTCAGGGAACGCCGCGCTTTTATATTATGCAACTCCAAAAACGGGGGAAACGATTTCATAAAATTACCCGCCATCAATTGTGTACCCAATGTTTAGGCGCTTTAGAGGGAAAAAGTTGGTTATTAGCAGTTGCCCCACCAAGCAGTAATTCTAAGCCTGATGTCAGCCAATTAAAAGCCTTTCAAATTCCAGGCAACTGTTTTATTAAACTCCATAAAGGAACTTGGCACGCGGGCCCCTATTTTGAAGAAGATGAAATCATCAATTTCTACAATTTAGAACTCAGTGATACCAATGAAGTGGATCATTTTAGTTATGATTTTTTGACGGAAGAGAATCTAATTTGGGAAATGACGACTTAA
- a CDS encoding ABC transporter ATP-binding protein, which translates to MEDAVIDVRNLKIEFFPEEQHLIAVNGINFTIPKGKTLGLVGESGSGKSVTALGLMGLIPNPGRVSSGEIYFRPPEEKSAVNLLALPETQRRQYRGGKIAMIFQEPMSSLNPVYTIGFQITEAILQHQSVSPSEARRQATARLQEVKLIPSDEELKETALIEDNTLSEVEVNRQINEYKRTFLERYPHQLSGGQLQRVMIAIAISCNPTLLIADEPTTALDVTVQKTILDLLRELSQARGMSMLFITHDLGVVAEIADEVAVMYQGKIVESGDIRSIFSDPQHPYTKGLLACRPRLDQQVDYLPTVADFLNGQTDTKPEPPVQVQTWDNSEDKNDDSLSVDTSINSAPLLTVQNLQVGFPIKGVFGKRKRYAMAVNGVSFTVYRGETLGLVGESGCGKSTLARAILRLIDPLQGKIRFNRNDITHLSGKQLRHLRRQMQIVFQNPYNSLNPRLTIGKTILEPLTIHKRYQNARQRKERVVYLLERVGLSADDIKRYPHEFSGGQRQRICVARALALNPEFIICDESVSALDVSVQAQVLNLLKELQEEFELTYIFISHDLSVVKFISDRVMVMNKGKIEEIGKAETIYKTPGSDYTRQLIDAIPSIEKKFLVS; encoded by the coding sequence ATGGAAGACGCAGTGATTGATGTTCGTAACCTGAAAATTGAGTTTTTCCCAGAAGAACAACATTTGATTGCCGTGAATGGGATTAACTTTACTATCCCGAAAGGTAAAACCCTCGGTTTAGTGGGAGAATCAGGATCAGGAAAATCAGTTACTGCTTTAGGCTTAATGGGCTTAATTCCTAATCCTGGGCGAGTCAGCAGTGGTGAAATTTATTTTCGTCCCCCTGAGGAAAAAAGCGCCGTTAATCTTCTTGCCCTTCCTGAAACGCAACGACGACAATATCGGGGTGGGAAGATAGCCATGATTTTTCAAGAGCCCATGAGTTCCCTTAATCCTGTTTATACCATTGGTTTTCAAATTACAGAAGCGATTTTACAACATCAAAGTGTCTCCCCTAGTGAAGCTAGACGACAAGCCACTGCCAGACTACAAGAGGTAAAACTCATTCCCTCCGATGAAGAATTAAAAGAAACAGCCCTCATAGAAGATAATACTCTCTCAGAAGTAGAAGTCAATCGCCAGATTAATGAGTATAAACGAACCTTTCTCGAACGGTATCCTCATCAACTGTCTGGCGGGCAACTGCAACGGGTCATGATTGCGATCGCGATTTCCTGTAATCCTACCTTATTAATTGCAGACGAACCCACGACGGCGCTTGATGTTACCGTTCAGAAAACCATTTTAGACCTTTTGCGAGAACTGTCTCAAGCAAGAGGAATGTCCATGTTATTTATTACCCATGACTTAGGGGTTGTTGCTGAAATAGCAGATGAAGTGGCAGTGATGTATCAGGGAAAAATTGTCGAGTCTGGGGACATTCGTAGCATTTTTTCGGATCCTCAACATCCTTATACTAAAGGCTTACTCGCCTGTCGCCCTCGTTTAGATCAACAAGTTGATTATCTGCCCACAGTTGCTGACTTTCTGAATGGTCAAACAGACACGAAGCCAGAACCTCCAGTTCAAGTTCAAACTTGGGATAATTCAGAAGACAAAAATGATGATTCCTTATCTGTGGATACCAGTATCAATAGTGCGCCACTGTTAACCGTCCAAAACTTACAAGTAGGATTTCCAATCAAAGGGGTTTTTGGTAAACGGAAGCGATATGCAATGGCTGTCAATGGGGTATCATTTACCGTTTATCGTGGCGAAACTTTAGGTTTAGTGGGAGAATCAGGCTGTGGAAAATCCACCTTAGCTCGGGCAATTTTACGGTTAATTGATCCTCTCCAAGGAAAAATTCGCTTTAATCGGAACGATATTACTCACTTAAGCGGAAAACAACTGCGCCATCTCCGCCGTCAGATGCAGATTGTCTTCCAAAACCCCTATAATTCCCTTAATCCTCGTCTTACAATTGGCAAAACGATTCTTGAGCCCCTCACCATTCATAAACGGTATCAGAATGCAAGGCAACGGAAAGAGCGAGTGGTGTATCTCTTAGAAAGAGTGGGCTTAAGTGCGGATGATATTAAACGCTATCCCCATGAGTTTTCTGGCGGACAACGGCAACGAATTTGTGTCGCCCGTGCCCTTGCCCTTAATCCTGAGTTTATCATCTGTGATGAGTCGGTTTCAGCGTTAGATGTGTCAGTCCAAGCGCAAGTTTTGAACTTACTCAAAGAATTACAAGAAGAGTTTGAGTTAACCTATATTTTCATTTCCCATGACTTAAGTGTGGTGAAATTTATCAGCGATCGCGTTATGGTGATGAACAAAGGGAAAATCGAAGAAATTGGGAAAGCAGAAACCATTTATAAAACGCCAGGAAGTGATTACACGCGACAACTGATTGATGCTATTCCCAGCATTGAAAAGAAATTTTTAGTCTCTTAA
- a CDS encoding aromatic ring-hydroxylating oxygenase subunit alpha — protein MKHHSNFTLKQTPPEKFFPAKVYTDPELLSTEKEKIFKKSWLYVGDETQLFQENNVFVANIYDTSILLVKTSQNSIKAYYNVCPHRASLLCSELGQHSLKQFVCPYHAWVYNLDGQLIGTPAKDQFPETFSLEDYPLKTIRCDQWEGFIFISFDETAPPLMTFLDAIPKQIQGYRQPETKQLVQKQYEVACNWKVYHDNTLCDYHVPVVHRETLNKVQGPVRHYQHYFYDYVNLLYTPITQKWQDNHPLLDTIPSEEARYGFFTYGIFPNLHLLALPNGVLAWIRIDPLTVNTCQVVLEIYGIPHFSPSSEQLQEEFEAFMTEDMEVTELVQKGYESGAYEGGIANRLEDRILHQQRLIREALQDDS, from the coding sequence ATGAAACATCATTCAAACTTTACCTTAAAACAAACTCCTCCTGAAAAGTTTTTCCCTGCTAAGGTTTACACTGATCCTGAATTACTCTCTACAGAAAAGGAAAAAATCTTTAAAAAGAGTTGGCTTTATGTCGGTGATGAAACGCAATTATTTCAGGAAAATAATGTCTTTGTTGCCAACATTTATGACACAAGCATTTTATTGGTTAAAACCTCTCAAAACTCCATCAAAGCCTACTACAATGTTTGTCCCCATCGCGCCTCTTTATTATGTTCAGAATTAGGACAGCATTCTCTAAAACAGTTTGTATGCCCCTATCATGCGTGGGTTTATAATTTAGACGGACAATTAATTGGAACTCCAGCTAAAGATCAATTTCCCGAAACCTTTTCCTTAGAAGATTATCCCCTGAAAACAATTCGCTGCGACCAATGGGAAGGGTTTATTTTTATTTCTTTTGACGAGACAGCCCCACCCTTAATGACATTTCTAGATGCTATTCCGAAACAGATTCAAGGATATCGCCAACCTGAAACGAAACAATTAGTACAAAAACAATATGAGGTCGCCTGTAACTGGAAAGTGTATCACGATAACACCCTCTGCGATTATCATGTCCCTGTGGTGCATCGAGAAACATTAAATAAAGTGCAGGGGCCCGTACGTCACTACCAGCATTATTTTTACGATTATGTCAATTTACTTTATACCCCAATTACTCAGAAATGGCAAGACAACCATCCTCTTTTAGATACCATTCCTTCAGAAGAAGCGCGTTATGGTTTCTTTACCTATGGCATATTCCCCAATTTACATTTATTAGCCCTTCCCAATGGGGTTTTAGCTTGGATACGTATTGATCCGCTAACGGTTAATACCTGCCAAGTTGTTCTTGAAATTTATGGTATTCCTCATTTTAGCCCTTCTTCAGAACAGCTACAGGAAGAGTTTGAGGCATTTATGACTGAAGATATGGAAGTTACGGAACTGGTGCAAAAAGGCTATGAAAGTGGGGCTTATGAAGGAGGGATTGCCAATCGGCTAGAGGATCGGATTTTGCATCAGCAACGGTTAATTCGAGAGGCATTACAAGATGATAGTTAA
- a CDS encoding ABC transporter ATP-binding protein — protein MHLEVNNLQKEFPTKQGAVTALKNINMHVETGEFVCVIGASGSGKSTLLRLVAGLDFPSSGEIKVDQVPVIGPGRDRGMVFQQYTLYPWLNVAKNVEFGLKLQGISRAKRKERVDYYLNVVGLTQFKNALPKALSGGMKQRVAIARALACEPKILLMDEPFGALDVQTKETMQQFLLEIWRRTGTSILMITHDVEEAVFLAQRIYVLTARPGTVQREFNINLPGKEEARSYHVKSLPEFQQYRETITQMLRDNTVEQEVMVG, from the coding sequence ATGCACTTAGAAGTTAACAATCTCCAAAAAGAATTTCCTACTAAACAGGGAGCGGTAACAGCCCTTAAAAATATCAATATGCACGTGGAAACAGGCGAATTTGTCTGCGTTATTGGGGCTTCGGGTTCAGGAAAGTCAACGTTATTACGGTTAGTAGCAGGGCTTGATTTTCCGAGTTCGGGGGAAATTAAGGTGGATCAAGTGCCTGTCATTGGCCCTGGGCGCGATCGCGGTATGGTGTTTCAACAATATACCCTATATCCTTGGTTAAATGTAGCAAAAAATGTAGAATTTGGCTTAAAGTTACAAGGAATTTCCCGAGCAAAACGGAAGGAAAGGGTGGATTATTATTTAAATGTGGTGGGGTTAACCCAGTTTAAAAATGCACTACCGAAAGCACTTTCTGGGGGAATGAAACAACGGGTTGCTATTGCCAGAGCGTTGGCTTGTGAACCAAAAATCCTGTTAATGGATGAGCCATTTGGGGCGTTGGATGTGCAAACAAAAGAAACCATGCAACAGTTTTTATTAGAAATTTGGCGGCGCACGGGAACAAGTATCTTAATGATTACCCATGATGTGGAAGAAGCAGTGTTTTTAGCCCAACGAATTTATGTTTTAACGGCACGTCCCGGAACGGTTCAAAGAGAGTTTAATATTAATCTACCAGGAAAAGAAGAAGCGCGATCGTATCATGTCAAATCGTTACCTGAATTTCAACAGTATCGAGAAACAATTACCCAAATGCTTCGAGATAATACCGTTGAACAGGAAGTAATGGTCGGATGA